A genomic segment from Janibacter sp. DB-40 encodes:
- a CDS encoding AMP-binding protein, giving the protein MEPLGDRLELLDLKVLFTQDGAWRHGTVLPLKSRADDALLAGGSVQHTIVVRRTGMDVAWFEGDRWYHDLVAPARPGIATSPVDDPTAAASLPSDHPIAAIPLAHRGGQTVSILHGTATMLAGAMAVHRRLRTGGVFWCAGDIAWTVTQFHGIYGPLAHGDTVVMYEGTLDQPSQTRAWDIVARYGVESMVTTPSVVRTVRGWARELPEVSELPSLRRVTTAGEPVDDELRSWLGQAFASREVDVVDAWGQLELGGIVQVAGGGGDDVDAVPDCGVDIVDAAGMPVAEGEAGEVILRLPWAGTMVGIEGPQAAIADAHWTRHPGSYATGDLAVRRANGRMDFLGRTDDVVSISGQLVSLPEVREVLADHPFVEVAAVASRKDPDLGRSLVAAVSLSAEVGPDPDLDGVAVELMDTVREVMGGLARPRAVLVLDRFGGGLGQLELSRAMALLATPDRAGTPRRVTWEQVVAAAGQ; this is encoded by the coding sequence GTGGAGCCGCTCGGTGACCGACTGGAGCTGCTCGACCTGAAGGTCCTCTTCACCCAGGACGGTGCCTGGCGGCACGGGACCGTCCTGCCGCTGAAGTCGCGCGCCGACGACGCGCTCCTTGCCGGCGGCTCGGTCCAGCACACCATCGTCGTGCGCCGCACCGGGATGGACGTCGCCTGGTTCGAGGGGGACCGCTGGTACCACGACCTCGTGGCCCCGGCCCGTCCCGGGATCGCGACCTCACCGGTGGACGATCCGACCGCTGCTGCGTCCCTGCCGTCCGACCACCCCATCGCGGCCATCCCCCTGGCGCACCGCGGTGGCCAGACGGTCTCCATCCTGCACGGCACCGCGACGATGCTGGCCGGGGCCATGGCCGTCCACCGTCGGCTGCGCACCGGAGGCGTCTTCTGGTGTGCCGGTGACATCGCGTGGACGGTCACCCAGTTCCACGGCATCTACGGCCCCCTGGCGCACGGCGACACCGTCGTCATGTACGAGGGGACGCTCGACCAGCCCTCGCAGACCCGGGCGTGGGACATCGTCGCCCGCTACGGGGTCGAGAGCATGGTCACGACCCCGTCCGTCGTGCGGACGGTGCGTGGCTGGGCCCGTGAGCTGCCGGAGGTGTCCGAGCTGCCCTCGCTGCGTCGGGTCACCACGGCCGGTGAGCCGGTCGACGACGAGCTGCGGTCCTGGCTGGGGCAGGCCTTCGCCTCGCGGGAGGTCGACGTCGTCGACGCCTGGGGCCAGCTCGAGCTCGGCGGCATCGTCCAGGTGGCCGGCGGTGGCGGTGACGACGTGGACGCCGTGCCCGACTGCGGGGTCGACATCGTCGACGCCGCGGGGATGCCGGTCGCCGAGGGTGAGGCCGGTGAGGTGATCCTGCGACTGCCGTGGGCGGGCACGATGGTCGGGATCGAGGGGCCGCAGGCCGCGATCGCGGACGCGCACTGGACGCGACACCCCGGCAGCTATGCCACGGGTGACCTCGCCGTCCGTCGGGCGAACGGGCGCATGGACTTCCTGGGGCGCACCGACGACGTGGTCTCCATCTCCGGTCAGCTGGTCTCCCTCCCCGAGGTCCGTGAGGTCCTGGCGGACCATCCCTTCGTCGAGGTGGCCGCGGTGGCCTCGCGCAAGGACCCCGACCTCGGGCGCTCACTCGTCGCCGCCGTCAGCCTCAGCGCCGAGGTGGGGCCGGACCCGGACCTGGACGGTGTCGCCGTCGAGCTGATGGACACGGTCCGCGAGGTCATGGGCGGACTCGCCCGCCCACGGGCGGTCCTCGTCCTCGACCGCTTCGGCGGGGGACTGGGGCAGCTGGAGCTGTCGCGTGCCATGGCCCTGCTGGCCACTCCCGACCGGGCAGGTACCCCGCGTCGCGTCACCTGGGAGCAGGTGGTGGCCGCTGCCGGCCAGTAG
- a CDS encoding AMP-binding protein, whose amino-acid sequence MLALTAALRGMGVGPGDRVGLHLGWLPETVVIMLACARIGAIHTILPTPFPWSRSVTDWSCST is encoded by the coding sequence GTGCTCGCGCTCACCGCCGCCCTCCGGGGGATGGGGGTCGGTCCCGGTGACCGGGTCGGGCTCCACCTGGGGTGGCTCCCCGAGACGGTCGTCATCATGCTCGCCTGCGCCCGCATCGGCGCGATCCACACGATCCTGCCGACCCCCTTCCCGTGGAGCCGCTCGGTGACCGACTGGAGCTGCTCGACCTGA
- a CDS encoding acetyl-coenzyme A synthetase N-terminal domain-containing protein — MPESHPAGIWQVAPPFSWEEVADLISFDTPFADLWLPGERSGRWFVGGELNLSVNCVDRHLVDRSDRSAIHWEGSRATGAR, encoded by the coding sequence ATGCCTGAGTCGCACCCCGCAGGCATCTGGCAGGTCGCCCCACCGTTCTCGTGGGAGGAGGTCGCCGACCTGATCTCCTTCGACACCCCCTTCGCCGACCTGTGGCTGCCCGGAGAGCGGTCGGGGCGCTGGTTCGTCGGTGGCGAGCTCAACCTCTCGGTGAACTGCGTCGACCGCCACCTCGTCGACCGATCCGACCGGTCGGCCATCCACTGGGAGGGGAGCCGGGCGACCGGCGCACGCTGA
- a CDS encoding helix-turn-helix domain-containing protein, whose amino-acid sequence MTASHASEAGTAGRGGLGTVRNAVRLLELLGEGPAYQQLTDLAERSGMSVPTVHRLLRSLVLADLVVQDPRSSRYGLGPELARLSNHYLSRLPLLGALSPYLSQLRDQLERTIHVEILVHGEVIYVDRVDGTERGPYRDAHRVVPALSCAGGRLLAARAGDDEVWQRSVDRAQPDDREAATDEARARWAVADHLALTPEDPTLPPEVAVPVVDGQGATVAVLAANIDDPGDEPGVRAVAGQLGRAARAAGRTLGHA is encoded by the coding sequence GTGACCGCATCCCACGCGTCCGAGGCCGGGACGGCCGGCCGTGGCGGCCTCGGGACGGTGCGCAACGCCGTGCGGTTGCTCGAGCTCCTCGGCGAGGGGCCCGCCTACCAGCAGCTGACCGACCTCGCCGAGCGGTCGGGCATGTCGGTCCCGACGGTGCACCGCCTCCTGCGGTCACTCGTCCTGGCCGACCTCGTCGTCCAGGACCCCCGCTCCTCCCGGTACGGGCTGGGTCCGGAGCTGGCCCGGTTGTCGAACCACTACCTCTCCCGGCTGCCCCTCCTCGGAGCGCTCAGCCCCTACCTCTCGCAGTTGCGTGACCAGCTCGAGCGCACGATCCACGTGGAGATCCTCGTCCACGGCGAGGTCATCTACGTCGACCGTGTCGACGGCACCGAGCGTGGGCCCTACCGGGACGCCCACCGGGTGGTGCCGGCACTGTCGTGCGCGGGCGGGCGGCTGCTCGCCGCACGAGCGGGCGACGACGAGGTGTGGCAACGATCCGTGGACCGGGCGCAGCCCGACGACCGGGAGGCGGCCACCGACGAGGCCCGGGCCCGCTGGGCCGTGGCCGACCACCTCGCCCTGACACCGGAGGATCCCACGCTGCCCCCGGAGGTGGCGGTGCCGGTGGTGGACGGGCAGGGTGCCACGGTCGCCGTCCTGGCGGCGAACATCGACGATCCCGGTGACGAGCCCGGCGTCCGGGCCGTGGCGGGCCAGCTCGGCCGCGCCGCACGCGCGGCAGGAAGGACGCTCGGTCATGCCTGA
- a CDS encoding ABC transporter ATP-binding protein, producing MLTRAYQHSLRGSHLPAGETLLDVDDVTLRFGGVTALRGVSFSVTEGHIHSIIGPNGAGKSSLLNCISGLYRPQEGQIRLQTAAAPGADGSAGKTTTHQMTKLAPHRIARLGVARSFQNIELFHAMSVLENLMLGRHIHMDHSVLKSMLWFGPARRQEIRHRQLVEEVIDLLNLQAVRNQPVGSLAYGIQKRVELGRALCLQPSLLLLDEPMAGMNAEEKEDMARFVLDVHELADVSVVLIEHDMNVVMDISHRISVLDFGALIADGTPAEVMANPAVVEAYLGAEDEEEDARV from the coding sequence GTGCTGACCAGGGCCTACCAGCACTCGTTACGCGGGAGCCACCTGCCCGCCGGCGAGACGCTCCTCGACGTCGACGACGTCACACTCCGCTTCGGCGGTGTCACCGCCCTGCGCGGTGTCTCCTTCTCCGTGACCGAGGGGCACATCCACTCGATCATCGGCCCCAACGGCGCCGGCAAGTCATCCCTGCTCAACTGCATCAGCGGCCTCTACCGTCCGCAGGAGGGCCAGATCCGGCTGCAGACCGCGGCTGCTCCTGGCGCCGACGGCAGCGCGGGGAAAACCACCACCCACCAGATGACCAAGCTCGCCCCCCATCGCATCGCGCGGCTCGGGGTGGCCCGTTCCTTCCAGAACATCGAGCTCTTCCACGCGATGAGTGTGCTGGAGAACCTCATGCTCGGTCGGCACATCCACATGGACCACAGCGTGCTGAAGTCCATGCTCTGGTTCGGCCCCGCGCGCCGTCAGGAGATCCGCCACCGGCAGCTCGTCGAGGAGGTCATCGACCTGCTCAACCTGCAGGCGGTGCGCAACCAGCCGGTCGGCTCCCTCGCCTACGGCATCCAGAAGCGCGTCGAGCTCGGACGGGCCCTGTGCCTGCAGCCCTCCCTGCTCCTGCTGGACGAGCCCATGGCGGGGATGAACGCCGAGGAGAAGGAGGACATGGCCCGCTTCGTCCTCGACGTGCACGAGCTGGCCGACGTCTCCGTCGTCCTCATCGAGCACGACATGAACGTCGTCATGGACATCTCCCACCGGATCAGCGTCCTGGACTTCGGGGCACTGATCGCCGACGGGACACCTGCGGAGGTCATGGCCAACCCCGCGGTCGTCGAGGCCTACCTCGGCGCCGAGGACGAGGAGGAGGACGCGCGTGTCTGA